The following are encoded in a window of Colletotrichum lupini chromosome 3, complete sequence genomic DNA:
- a CDS encoding TspO/MBR family protein — protein MTTFIPALTLPHQVFENAAASILLPIALGTAVGFSSRPKDTKKTYAAIKNPPGRPPAWVFGPAWTLLYGLMGYSAYRAFHTGLSPTSTLSQIADTKHGATLYTIQLGLNLIWMPLFFLLKRPVAATVDILALLGINSYLAYLWGSVDAVAGACLVPYLGWLSFATYLCAGAGYLNDWDLKGAEARYEAEQAAKAGKKQ, from the exons ATGACAACCTTCATCCCGGCCCTGACCTTACCCCACCAGGTCTTCGAGAATGCAGCCGCCTCGATCCTGCTCCCCATAGCTCTCGGCACGGCCGTCGGCTTCTCTTCGCGGC CCAAGGATACTAAGAAGACCTATGCCGCCATCAAGAACCCTCCCGGCCGCCCTCCCGCGTGGGTGTTTGGTCCGGCATGGACTCTCCTTTACGG ACTGATGGGCTACTCCGCCTACCGTGCCTTCCACACGGGCCTCTCCCCAACCTCCACCCTCTCCCAAATCGCCGACACAAAACACGGCGCCACCCTCTACACGATCCAGCTCGGCCTCAACCTCATCTGGATgcccctcttcttcctcctcaaGCGCCCCGTCGCCGCCACCGTCGACATCCTCGCCCTCCTCGGCATAAACTCCTACCTCGCCTATCTCTGGGGCTCCGTCGACGCCGTCGCCGGCGCCTGCCTCGTCCCCTACCTCGGCTGGCTCTCCTTCGCGACCTACCTCTGCGCGGGAGCGGGCTACCTCAACGACTGGGACCTCAAGGGCGCCGAGGCGCGATACGAGGCCGAGCAGGCTGCCAAGGCTGGGAAGAAGCAGTAG
- a CDS encoding pre-mRNA-splicing ATP-dependent RNA helicase PRP28, protein MSTNQSKKVPLDLEEILKKKKAADAASSKLRFIPKKERERQAAEKAKQEEEERKRKAEEDAKKKAELERKWASEVNGTGDNRAQNGYGSRVPTGPKAMNGTENGRDGRGAGGRGREKPERKTTTKDGKEKKTAEAIEADLLRNRYLGPEVNKQSNFSVKKKRKRATEFKFEWDAEEDTTLENDPMYESNSTTLKSYTFGSLSGEYTEEAEEIARRRARMIEERDREFGKQRAKEFMEDFYKAREKAKERADRSGLGKHWSKKTLEDMRERDWRIFKEDFGIATKGGLIPNPMRSWKESGLPRRLLEIVDRVGYKDPSPIQRAAIPIAMQARDLIGVAVTGSGKTAAFLLPLLVYISDLPPLTEINKNDGAYALILAPTRELVQQIETEAHKFADPLGFNVVSIVGGHSMEEQVHALGKGAEIIVATPGRLVDCIERRVLVLSQCCYVIMDEADRMIDLGFEESVNKILDALPVTNEKPDTDDAENATLMKSYLGARDRYRQTMMYTATMPPTVEKIARKYLRRPAIVTIGNAGEAVDTVEQRVEMVSGEDKKKKRLQEILAAGEFAPPIIVFVNIKRNCDAVARDVKQMGYSAVTLHGSKTQEQREAALASVRNGQTQVLVATDLAGRGIDVPDVSLVINFNMATSIESYTHRIGRTGRAGKSGVAITFLGNEDADLFYDLKQMLSKSSISRVPEELRRHEAAQQKPTRGHKRAGGEEQQSSGKGGQWGA, encoded by the coding sequence ATGAGCACCAACCAATCGAAGAAGGTCCCTTTGGACCTCGAAGAGATTCTcaaaaagaagaaggccgCCGATGCAGCATCATCGAAGCTACGATTCATCCCAAAGAAGGAACGAGAGCGCCAGGCAGCAGAGAAGGCCAAacaggaggaagaagagcgCAAGCGTAAAGCCGAGGAGGATGCGAAAAAGAAGGCAGAACTGGAGAGGAAATGGGCTTCCGAAGTGAATGGCACGGGCGATAACAGAGCGCAGAATGGATATGGCAGCAGAGTTCCTACTGGTCCCAAGGCCATGAATGGCACGGAAAACGGCAGAGACGGTCGAGGTGCCGGAGGCCGCGGGCGGGAAAAGCCAGAACGAAAGACGACAACGAAGGACggcaaggagaagaagactgCAGAAGCTATCGAGGCCGACCTGCTGCGCAACCGGTATCTCGGACCGGAGGTGAACAAACAGTCCAACTTCTCGGTGAAGAAGAAGCGCAAGAGGGCAACGGAGTTCAAGTTCGAATGGGATGCGGAAGAAGATACCACGCTCGAAAACGACCCAATGTACGAGTCCAACTCGACAACCCTGAAATCCTACACATTCGGCAGTCTGTCTGGCGAGTACACCGAAGAAGCCGAAGAGATTGCGAGGAGAAGGGCAAGGATGATTGAGGAGAGAGACCGCGAATTCGGAAAGCAACGGGCAAAGGAGTTCATGGAGGACTTCTACAAAGCACGAGAGAAGGCAAAGGAGCGCGCAGATCGGTCAGGCCTGGGCAAGCACTGGTCGAAAAAGACACTCGAAGACATGCGGGAACGCGACTGGAGAATCTTCAAGGAAGACTTTGGCATTGCGACAAAGGGTGGTCTCATCCCCAACCCGATGCGCAGCTGGAAAGAGTCAGGATTGCCGCGAAGGCTACTGGAGATCGTCGACAGAGTGGGCTACAAGGACCCTTCGCCCATTCAGAGAGCAGCCATTCCTATCGCGATGCAGGCTCGAGATCTCATCGGTGTGGCTGTCACTGGTTCGGGTAAAACTGCAGCGTTTCTTCTGCCGTTGCTGGTCTACATCTCGGATCTACCGCCtctaacggaaattaacaaAAACGACGGAGCGTACGCCTTGATCCTGGCGCCCACGCGTGAATTGGTCCAGCAAATTGAGACGGAAGCGCACAAATTCGCCGATCCGCTTGGCTTCAACGTAGTCAGCATCGTGGGTGGTCACTCCATGGAGGAACAGGTGCATGCATTGGGCAAAGGTGCCGAGATTATTGTCGCGACTCCCGGTCGTCTGGTTGATTGCATCGAAAGACGCGTTCTTGTTCTGTCTCAATGTTGCTACGTCATCATGGACGAAGCAGATCGGATGATCGATCTCGGTTTCGAGGAGTCAGTGAACAAGATTCTCGATGCCCTGCCGGTGACCAACGAGAAGCCCGACACGGACGATGCGGAAAATGCGACCTTGATGAAGAGTTATCTCGGTGCCAGGGACAGGTACAGACAGACGATGATGTACACGGCCACCATGCCGCCGACTGTCGAAAAGATTGCGAGAAAGTATCTGCGGCGCCCGGCCATCGTCACGATCGGTAATGCTGGCGAGGCCGTCGATACGGTCGAGCAACGGGTCGAGATGGTGTCCGGCGAGGACAAGAAAAAGAAGCGGCTGCAGGAGATCCTTGCCGCTGGAGAATTTGCCCCGCCCATCATCGTATTCGTCAACATCAAGCGCAATTGCGACGCGGTTGCGCGAGACGTCAAACAGATGGGCTACTCTGCAGTCACGCTACACGGAAGCAAGACGCAGGAGCAGAGAGAGGCGGCGCTGGCATCGGTTCGCAATGGGCAGACGCAGGTTCTCGTGGCGACAGATTTGGCAGGAAGAGGTATCGACGTGCCCGACGTCAGTCTCGTCATCAACTTCAACATGGCGACCAGCATCGAGAGCTACACGCATCGCATCGGTCGTACGGGTCGCGCGGGCAAGAGTGGTGTTGCCATTACATTCTTGGGCAACGAGGATGCGGACCTATTCTACGACTTGAAGCAGATGCTCTCCAAGAGCTCCATCTCGCGTGTGCCCGAGGAGCTTCGGCGGCACGAGGCCGCGCAGCAGAAACCCACACGAGGGCACAAGAGGGCCGGTGGAGAGGAGCAGCAGTCGTCAGGCAAGGGGGGTCAGTGGGGCGCCTAA
- a CDS encoding arsenite resistance protein Ars2: protein MDSYSSHRDSARSPGDRTWSSRDDTRVKEERADTFYRGRSPGHERQHRDRRRSRSPAAIDRYEPRGRGRDDYAGGRDRDDRRERRIQSPPANIDRYVPGQDSSASAPMTVNPLADPVKLPYQVGFSYFGEWWRMNEKIKEEKERQRTGRRREPERARGTREAQEEREKEKAKIQVAYDAYKEELQAKMARTFVGEHKKEQWFRERYVPEIRDGFRAQLNEFRRGAYSQWEQDLESGTFDEFSLEGIPKSETNGLGGLVEKEEGEATAANEILGVGDLVPANGGDIRDENLYQPTLLIKTIAPHVSRQNLETFCKEHLGEEEGGFKWLSLSDPNPSKRYHRIGWVMLHPSSEVAPAVVDRVDPKDEDGDMPLKSPAVVSTAEKALDAVNGKTVKDEVRGDFVCHVGVHNPPSHPRKKALWDLFSAPERVEKDLGLVQRLVNKFEEDFGSDFNAVLKIEERVDDLKNGGRLQPAVTAPKKKAKKERDLDVDDGMEDGEDGAIDDDEDEGAVEEDDVDDEDLLVKKKQLDLMIEYLRRVYNFCFFCVFESDSIHELTRKCPGGHLRRPRTTLSTSAKAVARASANGEPFPGKKRSEIEEEGEATEDKKFRGTTGKAEQQLLRAYNWVKTFEDKIMQILEPETADLRKLGGRPVEDAVSDELLKYVKQEDEHKWRCKVPECAKLFKEEHFWRKHVEKRHNEWLETIEQEASQLSQLLDFHLINAYVMDPSHIAPSRTDANSNGHFPPANGSSATGTPRGFNLQNFTMNGMMPIPGFPMPPGGFPPFVGGGHPGMQSGWNAGGDDRGGSGPIRRGGMSGSRGNYRSGPYDRRPNPRWDGGMRGGGRGGAGKWGDGAAGGGAAVGPREATQGRSLKSYEDLDHVAGGGGGELNY, encoded by the exons ATGGATTCCTACTCTTCACATCGAGACTCTGCGCGCTCGCCGGGTGACAGGACGTGGAGCAGTCGCGACGACACGCGAGTCAAGGAAGAGCGAGCTGACACATTCTACCGCGGTAGATCGCCTG GCCATGAGCGTCAGCACCGTGACAGACGGCGCTCACGATCCCCAGCTGCTATCGACCGATATGAGCCAAGGGGTCGCGGTCGCGACGACTACGCTGGTGGCAGAGATCGCGATGACCGCCGGGAAAGGAGAATCCAGTCACCGCCAGCCAACATTGATCGCTACGTCCCTGGACAGGACAGCAGCGCTTCTGCGCCGATGACCGTCAACCCCCTTGCGGATCCCGTCAAGCTCCCATACCAAGTCGGCTTCTCATACTTTGGCGAATGGTGGAGGATGAACGAAAAGAtcaaggaggagaaggaacGCCAACGTACTGGCCGTCGCCGTGAACCGGAACGTGCCCGAGGCACACGTGAAGCCCAAGAAGAGCGCGAAAAGGAGAAGGCCAAGATTCAGGTCGCGTATGACGCCTACAAGGAAGAACTTCAAGCAAAGATGGCTCGCACTTTCGTTGGCGAGCACAAGAAGGAGCAGTGGTTCCGCGAGCGATACGTCCCTGAAATTCGTGACGGTTTCAGAGCCCAGCTTAACGAATTCCGCCGTGGCGCTTACAGCCAATGGGAGCAAGATCTTGAGTCCGGAACCTTTGACGAGTTCTCGCTGGAGGGAATTCCCAAGAGCGAGACTAATGGCCTTGGAGGCCTCGTAGAGAAGGAGGAAGGTGAAGCAACCGCCGCCAACGAGATCCTGGGCGTGGGAGACCTTGTGCCAGCCAACGGCGGTGACATCAGAGACGAGAACCTTTACCAGCCCACCCTTCTCATCAAGACCATTGCGCCCCATGTCAGCAGACAAAACCTCGAGACTTTCTGCAAGGAGCATCTCGGCGAAGAAGAGGGCGGCTTCAAGTGGCTTTCTCTGTCAGATCCCAACCCCAGCAAGCGGTATCATCGTATTGGTTGGGTTATGCTTCACCCTTCATCAGAAGTTGCCCCCGCAGTCGTTGACCGCGTCGACCCCAAGGATGAGGATGGCGATATGCCTTTGAAGTCGCCAGCAGTCGTGTCGACTGCTGAGAAGGCACTTGATGCTGTCAACGGCAAGACTGTCAAGGACGAAGTCAGGGGCGATTTCGTCTGCCACGTCGGTGTGCACAATCCTCCCAGTCACCCCAGAAAGAAGGCTCTCTGGGATCTCTTCTCTGCACCCGAGCGAGTTGAGAAGGACTTGGGCCTGGTTCAACGACTTGTCAACAAGTTTGAGGAAGACTTCGGCTCTGACTTCAACGCCGTCTTAAAGATTGAGGAACGTGTCGACGATCTTAAGAACGGCGGCCGCCTTCAGCCCGCAGTCACTGCACCtaagaagaaggccaagaagGAGCGTGACCTCGACGTTGATGACGGCATGGAAGACGGAGAGGATGGTGCCATTGACGATGACGAAGATGAAGGTGCTGTTGAGGAGGACGACGTTGACGACGAAGACCTCCTGGTCAAGAAGAAGCAGCTGGATCTCATGATTGAGTATCTCAGACGCGTCTACAACTTTTGCTTCTTCTGTGTCTTTGAGAGCGATTCAATTCATGAGCTCACTCGCAAGTGCCCCGGCGGTCACCTGCGTCGCCCGAGAACCACCCTCAGTACTTCCGCCAAGGCCGTTGCGCGTGCTAGTGCCAATGGGGAGCCATTCCCTGGCAAGAAGCGCAGCGAGATCGAGGAGGAAGGCGAAGCGACTGAGGACAAGAAGTTCCGCGGTACTACCGGCAAGGCAGAACAACAGCTGCTTCGCGCCTACAACTGGGTCAAGACTTTCGAGGACAAGATTATGCAAATCCTTGAGCCCGAAACGGCAGACCTGCGCAAGCTTGGAGGCCGCCCCGTTGAGGATGCCGTCAGTGACGAGCTGCTGAAATACGTCAAGCAGGAGGACGAGCACAAATGGAGATGCAAGGTTCCCGAGTGTGCCAAGTTGTTCAAGGAAGAGCATTTCTGGCGCAAGCACGTCGAGAAGCGCCACAACGAATGGCTCGAAACCATTGAGCAAGAGGCAAGTCAACTTTCCCAGCTACTTGAC TTCCACCTTATCAATGCCTATGTCATGGACCCATCTCACATTGCTCCATCAAGGACTGATGCTAATTCCAACGGTCACTTCCCTCCGGCTAATGGTTCTTCTGCAACTGGAACCCCTCGTGGATTCAACTTGCAGAACTTTACTATGAATGGCATGATGCCCATCCCTGGATTCCCCATGCCACCCGGCGGGTTCCCGCCGTTCGTCGGTGGCGGACATCCCGGTATGCAGTCCGGATGGAATGCTGGTGGCGATGACCGCGGAGGCTCTGGCCCCATTCGCCGCGGAGGTATGAGCGGTAGCCGTGGAAACTACCGAAGCGGTCCCTATGACCGACGCCCGAATCCCCGTTGGGACGGTGGTATGAGGGGAGGAGGCCGCGGTGGCGCCGGCAAGTGGGGAGACGGTGCTGCCGGCGGTGGAGCGGCTGTCGGCCCACGGGAGGCCACTCAGGGACGTAGTCTCAAGAGCTACGAGGATCTCGATCACGTcgctggcggcggcggcggagagcTGAATTATTAG